The sequence CCTTAGAGTCATACATCCTCCTTATAGGGCATCTATGCCTGTTTCGAGCTTTATGAAGTGTTTATGGGCGTCGAATGCTAATGGAGGAAGCTTATCCAGCGGGAAGAATCTTGCCTCTTCAGCATCGTCGCCAGCTTGTAACTTGCCCCCAATGATATTCATTTTGAAGCCAATACTAAGAGTTCTTAAATAGATAGGGCTATAACCATAATACCAATCAATACAGTAATCCACTTGGCCATCGAGACCGGTTTCTTCTTTCATTTCGGCGATGGCGTTTTCTTCGGGACTCATATTAATTTCTATATAGCCGCTGGGGAGAGCCCACATACCTGCTCTGGGTTCAAAAAGGCGTTTCACCAGAAGAATT comes from Candidatus Cloacimonadota bacterium and encodes:
- a CDS encoding NUDIX hydrolase encodes the protein MREVKTVKDLYQNANFCQSCGEKLEIRTDREGKLRAICPSCGFILYKNPIPAVAILVINDHNEILLVKRLFEPRAGMWALPSGYIEINMSPEENAIAEMKEETGLDGQVDYCIDWYYGYSPIYLRTLSIGFKMNIIGGKLQAGDDAEEARFFPLDKLPPLAFDAHKHFIKLETGIDAL